The nucleotide sequence GGATCTTTAAAGCCAGAGAGGTTTTTGCCAACGAGTGCTGGTTTAATGGGATGCATGATCATAGTGGCGCTATAATCGTTTATCCAATAGTAACTATCACCGTCATATCGAAGGGCACGAATAGTGTCCATTGCCGACTTTTGCGCTTGCTCGGTGGAAATATTTTCAGATGCTATACGAGAAAAGTTGTATTCAATAATGTTGTGTGCGATCTCAACAACATTTTGGGTTTTATGATATTTTTGCTGCAACAGAGATGTTTTAAATGCATTTAAAGTTAGAAAGATGACAATGGAAAATGAAATAAAAACGATAAATACATTCAGTTGCAATCTGCGCTTAATTTTTAGGTTTCGTAAGTTCATGTAGATCCTTAATTAGCTAAATCTAATATACCATGTGTTATTACTACTAAAGATAGTGCATAAAGAGTAGTAATACCATTACGTTAAATTTATCATAAGGCTCTTTTAAGTACTCAGTTTCGTACTTTTGTAGCCGACTCTTATAAAACCGCTTTATTTCACTGAAAAAAATACAATAAAATAATCTCAATGATTGTTTTTTCATGTAAAATCACACGATTAAAGCTTGATGCTTTTACAATATAACGTTCAAACATCCCCTAGTTACCTGGAATATAGATATCATGCGAGTAGCCGTTACTCAGTTTGCCACTTTACCAACTCTTGAACAAAATTTAGCAAGCTGCATTCAAACGATAAATGAGGCTGCTGCTTGTAAGCCATGCTTAATTGTTCTGCCTGCGTTTTGTAATACTTTATTTTGTTATGCTGTGCCAACCTATGCGGATCATAACCAAGCCTGGGCTGAAGCCTTAACGATTGATGGTGAGTTTTTACAAGAAATAGCACAGCAAGCAAAATTGCATAGTTGTTATATTGTTATGAATGCAAGCATCAGACGAGACTTAACTCGAGACCATCAAGATGGTGCAATCAAATCAAATATCAGTGTCACCTCGTGTTTGTTTTCCCCGTTAGGAGCGCTGATTCATCAGGAGAACAAGCAAAGGTTAATCGGGCATGAAAGTGAATTTTTTAGTAGTGACGATATCAATAGTAGCAATCAATATCACGAGGTTATAACAAGTCCTTGTGGTGAAATTGCGCTATTAGCGGGTGACGACAGTGCTAGTTTTGAAGCAGCACGAGTATTAGCTTTAAAGGGCGTAAAATTAATATGCAATTCATTGAATTCATTTGCCTTAGATCAAAGTGATTATGTTGACTCTGCTCGAGCTTGTGAAAATAATGTATTTTACGCAACGGCTAATAAAATTGGACCACTCATAGCTGAAACAACATTATCAAATTATGCACAAGTGCATGAAGTGATTGATCAAGATTCACTCTCTAACTCATTAGTCGGTGTTGGCCAGAGCCAAATTATTGCTCCAAATGGCAAAGTCTTAGCAAAACTTGCACATAATGAAGCAGGTTATACCTTTGCTGATATTGATCTTACTTTGGCTAAAGCTGGACTGAACAATAAATGTCGTCCCGATGGTACTGAAATCATGCAACAGCGACGTGCAGAGCTTTATAACGAAACAATACTCGACAAGCAATTTGCCGCTTTGGAAATAAAATCGGCTGATCATCAGGTGATCCCTGAGACGACTAATGTCGCTATATTTGCAACATACAAGTCTAACGAACAAGCCATAGAAGATGTTTGTCATTATATTGAAAATAATCTCAGTGATATTATACAACTGCCAGAATTATTTTTTATCTCTGATAAAGCCATTACTCAAGATGCTGATAAACGCGCTGAAATAGCAGACTTGAGTACCGAGCTTATTAAACAAATTAGTGGAGTACTAAGACCCTTCCAATATGTTTGCACAAGCTTAATTATTGATGGTTCGCATTACGCAGTGATCATCAGTGAGCACGGTTTATTTGCCAAACAGCCACAGTTGCACTTTTGTAAAAGGTATCAGTGGACTGAGTTAGGCGAACATTTAAAAATTATAGAATTGCCTTTAGAACAAGGTCACCTTAACTTAGCAATGCTCACCGGTGATGACGCTAACATACCTGAAATAGTTAAGCTGGCAGCGGTTAATGACATTCACTTGTTGCTTGTACCATTTGATATTCAAGAGCCGAGTGATGCTGAGTTTAGTTTTATATCACACGCAGCTGAATATAGAATTTGTGTTGTAGCGGCAAGCCGTGAGAAAAGTTTTAGTGCCGCATTACCTCATGATTCGAATAATGCGGCGATAAAAGGCAAAGTTAAAACCAAAAAATCTACCGGTCTAATTGTTAATTTAGGTAGTAAAGCGGCATTAATAGCACAATTACAGACAGCTAAATTCGATGGTTGTATTAATAAGCCTATAGTAAAACATCAGCATGGAAAAATTACTAAAGCACTTATTCATCCACTAGCCACCTGTGACAAAGATATTATTGGTTTTAATTAAAACAGCATTAGTTGATAATAGCGGGTATCAGTTTACTCAAATGTATTATTGATTATGACAAAAACACCGGCACTGTGTATTTATACAGTTCCGGTGTTTTCTGATATTATTTTATAGTGAAGAGTTTAAATATTTTAGAGTTGAACCTTGGTAAGTCGCTTCTGATCTCGCACTGTTAATAGTACAGATTTACAAAATTATGGCTTAGCCATAGATAGATGAAGCGTTAATTTTTCTGCAGTATTTCTAATGACAAAACTATTTCACTTTATTTCGATCGCTTGAGTCATTTTTTTGTTGGTCATCAGGTCTCTACGTTTATGCTTTTATCTTTGATTTACCTTTATATACAGGAGAGCTCTATGTTAAGAGTGATAGTTTTATTTCTGAGTGTCTCAATGAGCTTTAGTACATTTTCGGCGACCAACCTAACGAGATTAAATGACCATGGCATTGAAAAATGGCAACCAAAAGTGTTTTCTGGTGAGTGTATTTATAGTGTTCGCGAACATAAAGGCAGAATAGCGTTGCAAGCGTTAAGTGATAGTTCTGCCTCAGGTTTGGTATTAGAGCAATCGGTTGACCTTTCAGTTACACCTTATATAAGTTGGAGTTGGTTAATAGAAAAACAGTTACTTGAACTCAATGAACTCAGTAAAGATGGCGATGACTTTGTCGCGCGAATTTATGTGGTTATCGATGGCGGTTTTATGGTTTGGAAAACGAAATCATTAAGCTATGTTTGGTCGAGTAATCAAGCGCAAGGAAAAATTTGGGATAATCCATTTGCCGGCTCAAATGTTAAAATGATGTCTATTCAAGGTAGCACAGCTGAGAAAGGAAAATGGTACGATGAAAAACGTAATTTATACCAAGACTTGATTGCAGCTTTTGGCGATCAAGGCAGTGAAAGTGCCAATCTTAAAGCCTACAAAAATATCGATATAATCGCCATTATGACTGACACCGATAACAGCAAAAAAACAGCAGAGTCTTATTATGGCGATATCATCTTTAGTCAGAAATAGCGTAACTTTCATCAAATTGGCCATCGATAATAGAGCATTATTATCGTAATACTTCCGCTGAAATTAGCCCAATAGTTGTGGTTAAAAGGGCGCTGCCGACTTATTTATTCTGAGCGATAGTGTTATCAAGTGAATGAAAGACAAAAGATGTTTTAGTGTTTGTTTTTTATATTTTTATATAATAAAATCTAAGTAAACCTATTAACCTTTAGTCCTATTAAGTTACGCGTTACACTTAAGTGTTTGTTATAAAATCAATTAACTTTATACGTTATAGAGTTGTAAAATATCACATCATATAGAAAAATAATCTAGAGTTGCTGAAAACCAACCTGAAAAGTGTCATTAGATAGGCTAAAAAATGGCAATAAGCTTATTGCTAGCTCTGTTGGCAAACAATATTATTTGAATTATAACGGAAGCTATACTGCCAAAATCACTTAAGACAGTAGGTGAAATAATGTGGTTGTAGTCTGGACAAGCTTTGAATTAATTTTTACCTTAGCTAGTAATATCAGACAAGTTTTCAATCCGGTTAATATTGAACTTTGAACACTTGAGCATAGCTATAACGTGCAAGCATGATTAAAGCGTGTTTTATTTGCTGGATAAGGCCCTCTTTTAGATTCATATCAAAGAGAGCCTTGTGACTGAATTACCCACTAAAAAACCAGCTTAAAACAATCTACAACTTAATAAAAAACACAGAGATAAAATCATAAACTTATCAGACTTACCGCTTTTTATTTGCTACTTGAACGAAGTAGTAACGTCCTAATACCACCATTAAAATTCCACCCAGTACCAAAGTAGATGATTCGACTAAGCGCTGTGTTATGAGTTCACTGGCAAATATAACGCCGCCAATAGCCGCGATTATAGGGACAAAAAGTTGAACAACTGCTGCTTGAGTAATTGATAACCCAGCGAGCGCGATATACCAAACATAATAGCCGACACCAGATGCAATAGCGCCAGATAACACGGCCATTAAAACGCCCATCGGTGTTATGTGCGCGTTGTTTAAAGTGAAAATTAGTAGGATTAGTACAAATGGCACCGTGCGCATGAAATTATAAGTTGTATCACTAAGCGCGTTTTTTGAGGATCTACCGACTAACGTATAAAACGCCCAGGCCATGCCCGAGATACTCATTAACACGAAACCAGCCAGTGATGGCGTGCTTAAACTTGGTACGATTAAGTAGACAAAGCCACTAAAAGCGACTGTTAACCCCAACCATTCTGATAGATGTAACTTATTACCTGAAACAACATTGATAATAATCATGGTTATTTGTACCGCGCCAAATAATATCAGTGCACCCGTGCCGGTATCTAATGAAATATAGCCAAACGAAAAGGCCAGCGCATAAATAAATAACATGCTTGCGGCCAACCAACTACCTTTTGATTTGCCATTTCCAACTATTGGAGCGCTGCTAGCATTCGTTTTCCTTTGGCTTAATTTAAGCAGGGAGATTAGTATAATAATTCCAGAAAACAAGCGTATAGCGGTAAAGTTGGCTGCATCAATAGCATTTTCACCTAAAGCTAATCGGCATAATACTGAATTAGCAGCAAAGGCCATTAGAGCAAAAATCGTGCTAACAATAATTTTTATAAGTTCTTTATTCAAAAGAAACAACACCTTATTTAAAATCTAGTTTGTAGTTAACCGCATATTAATTTTATAATAGGCTTTAGTAGATAATGAGACAGTTAGAAGTCTAATCGTCAGTTTGAATGCGGATTTCGTGTTAATTTTTCAGGTAAATATGGTCTAAAACCTTTTGTTTTAAGGCAGTTACCACCGGTAAATTTTACGCTTTATTTTTCATTAATGACACAGAGTTGATCATAAAAATAATTTTAATGCTCAGCACCATAGCATTAACTATCGTGATTGAGCTAAAATTCAAATGGACCAGATGCAGCAGTTAGACTCAAAATTGACCTAAAGTGAGTCAATATAGGGCTTCTAATTGAAGTCAATGCAAAAATGTATCGTTTTGCTGTATCATTATCTATAAGAACAAACGTTATTATATAAAGTAACAAAAAAACAAACAGACTAATCAATAACATTAATGACGGGATCATAATGCATAAAGGACAACTAAAAAGCTGGAACGGTAAGAAAGGGTTTGGCTTTATTAAATCGGATGACATTGAAGAAAATACGTTTATCCATATTTCTACCTTAAAAGCGATGAGTAGAAAACCTAAAGTCGGCGATATCATCTATTTCGAATTAGAAAATCAAGCTAATGGTAAAACCAGAGCAGTAAATTGTAGTATTGAAGGTGTAGACGCTAAATCTGGCACTACAGCAACGCCATCAGCAGAAACAGCACCAAAAGCTTCAACGCCAAGTAGTAAAGTCGTACCAATATTGATACTGACATTGGCGGTTATTGCCGTGGCAGCGTTTATTTACTAACGCTAAATATTGCGCACAATTATTGTTAAGAAATCGCTATAGCAATACTGCGTGTAGAAAGAAGATATAAACAAAAACGATATGTTATTTACCATGACTAATTTTGACTCGTCATGGTAAATAACATTTTTACTCTTCATTATTTTCATATCTAATACGGCATAAGTGTTCGTCGTACTTTCAATTATCAGCAACCCCCTTAAAAGTGCAGACTTAAGCATGATGAAGAAGGGGACTTCTATTTCACTCAAGAAATGCGTGACAGTAACAACGATGAATCTGATGAAATTGCCATGAAAATCCAGGCCGTATTACTTTTTATTGGCCGTTATTACGCAAAATTTGGCGATTTGGCGCAGTTATCAGATCCTATGTTTGGTATTAAAGAATCAGATATAGATGCCTTAAAAAAAGACGAGTTACTCGTAAGCTCTTTAAAAACGTTAAGATTAGGCAACTGGGATAAAGCGCTAGATTATTTATCTAGCCGAAACTTGATCTTTAAAATGGCCAAAGACCGCTATGTATTTAGCTCCGCCGCCATGGCCTTTTTAAATAGGTTAATAACAGCGCATACAGAGTTTATCAATAAGTAACTAAGGCATTAACGATTAAGAGCGGCGTCTAAATTAGCGAGTTTAACAACCTCACCAGCGATTAAATTCTCTAAATGGATGTCGCCAATGCGAACTCTTACCAGCCTTAATGTCGCAAAGCCGACAGCAGCCGTCATTTTTCTAATCTGACGATTTTTCCCTTCACAGAGCGTGATAGAAATCCAGCGAGTAGGGCCATGTTTTGGATCGCGAATTTTACGACCACGAGCCGGGAGTTCAGGCTCCTCGTCAAGCTTGAACGCTTGGCAAGGCAGGGTGATGTATTTAGTGCCTTTGATAGTAATCTCAACGCCATTTTTCAGCTTTAACATTGCCTCTTCAGTGATCTCGCCATCAACTTGCGCGTAGTACTCTTTTTCTATCGCTTTATCTCTAACTTTATAGCTCATCATACCGTCTGTTGTTAATAACAATAAGCCTTCGGAGTCGTGATCTAATCGGCCAATCGCCATGGTTTTATCTGGGAAATTAAATAGCTCACCGAGTAGATGCTTCTTCTTTCGTGACTCAGGTACAAACTGACTTAAAAAGCCATAGGGCTTAAATATTTTGAAGTGCTGATGATTTTGTTTGTGCTCAACGAGCTCAGCTAAACTGGTTTGATTAGAGGCGTGATTAGCCGTTTGGTTATTAGCAGTTTGATAAAGGCTTGGCATTAAATCTAGCTTGAACATAAAGTCTGAATGGGATGGTATTATATAGTTACTCTAAGTGAGATGCACGGCGTCTGAAAGTGTGATAGTTAACTGAGTAATTAAGGGAGTAGTTAAGACAGTAACACTAGGTTTATAGCAAAACTTCAGCACTGCTGTGCTCAAAACAATAGAGATTTATCACTTGTTTTCTCTAAGTATAAGGGCGACAAACTCAGTAGGAAAAACGTTTCCAGGAATAGTACTCTTTAGCTTCTTAAACTGCGTAAATGGGCGGTTTTAGTGCTTATGGACGATTCTTTATTGATGTCGATAGGTAAACGTAGTCTATCTATTTCAGATTGTATCGAGTCAATAAATTTTATGCTAAAAAACCCGGCTTTACCTTAAGCTATTGTTATATAAGCTTTTGATGTTTTTTTTTGCTCCTAGTGAATTTAGGTACAATATAAGTGTGTTGATATAATTTCCGTACTAACCTTCAATGGATATTATTATGATTTTAGATTTAGAGTACACGAGCAAATTATTACAAACATTTGAGAACGCAGAAACGCCATTTATTACGTTTTCGGCTTTTGATGTTCCATTAAATGATGGTAAATTTTATTTTCATTATTTGAATTTAATTGAGAATGGTCTTATTACTGATATAAATTTATCTGCTCGCAATATGGGTATATGTATATGTGATCTTGGTGTATCTTTTATTGAGGGAATTGATATTAGAATATCTCAAAAGGGTCATGATTTTGCTTATGCATTAAATAATAAAAATGTTATGAAGCAACTTGTAAATGAGTTTAAAGGTGCACCATTTAAGTCTTTATTAGATATTAGTCAAAAGTTACTAGTACATTATTTAAAAAAGAAAGTAGATGATATAACAGTTAATTGATTAATCTTTATAATCAGGTTTATGGACTAATTTAGAGATTTAAAATCTGGCAGTGAATACGAGAAGACCACCTATCCCACGAACACACCCTGCTATGTCCGATACTCTTCAGTATTGGACATAGTGTATATATTGCTTTAAACTGATTTCATCTGATTATTGATACCTAGAATGCAAAATAAAATGTTATTAACTAAACCTGTTCCTTTATATCCGCCATATCTAGATTTATGCGATTTCGATTTTGATGACTATCCTGAGTTAGATAAAATATTCTCATCAAATGAACCCTGGTGGCTTGAGCAATTTAATTGGGGCAAAGTTTTTCTGACTTACATTGGCAGAAACAAATCTGCACATACCTATGACAGATTTAGAAATGACGTTGAGCGTTTTCTTTTGTGGTCATTTATCGAAAAGAAAACTCCAATTGATCAATTGAGAAAATCAGACTTCCTAGAATATGCTGATTTTTGTTGGCTGCCACCGGTTAGCTGGATTGGTACGTCAAATCAAGAACGCTTTAAAATAGCTAATGGTTATTCATCAGTAAATGAACTTTGGTTTCCATTCAAAATTCAAGCGCCTAAAAGTCAAAAAGCTAATTATGTTATTGATAAGAAAAAATATCGTCCGTCACAGCAAACTCTGACATCAATGTTTACCGCCGTTATCGCTTTTTATAATTACTTAATGTCTGAAGATTTTTGTGTTGGCAACCCAGCACAAATCGCTAAAAAAGATTGTCGTCATTTTATTATCGATTCACAAGTTAAAGAAGTTAAACGTTTAACGTCTAGTCAATGGCAATATGTTTTAGACACTGCCGTTGAAATGGCTGATGAAAATCCGATGTTCGAGCGCAATCTATTCGTTATTGCGGCTTTAAAAACGCTGTTTTTGAGGATTTCTGAGTTATCTGAACGTGCAAATTGGTCGCCCACCATGGGACATTTTTGGCAAGATGATGACGAAAACTGGTGGCTTAAAGTCTTTGGTAAAAGCCGTAAATTACGTGATATCACAGTTCCACTCGATTTTCTGCCTTTTTTAGAGCGTTATCGTGCATCTCGTAGCTTACTTGGGCTGCCTTCTAGCAACGAAAACTCGACTCTAGTTGAAAAAGTACGTGGTCAAGGCGGTATGACATCTCGTCATTTACGTCGTTTGGTACAAAGTGTGTTTGATCAAGCTTATGAAAATATGCGTAGTTCGGAAGGTGCAAATAAAGCACTAAAATTAAAAGAGGCGTCTTCTCACTGGTTACGACATACCGGTGCCAGTATGGAAATCGAACGTGGGCGCCCTCTTAAAGATATTTCTGAAGATCTCGGTCATGCAAGTATGGCCACCACTGATACGGTATATGTACAAAGCGAAAACAAAAAACGTGCTGAAAGCGGTAAGAAAAGAAAGGTTGATTAACCAAACTAACTTATTGAATAAAAGTATTAATATCTTTTATTAGCCATTTGTTCGCCATTTATTCGTTAAGTTTTCTATTGATTTTGAATAACTGTCTTATTTCAAGCTGCTAACGTTTCTTGAAATAAGATAGTCACAAGCGCCCTTTTGATTGTATAAAACATGGCTTCAATCACCACCTAACACACTGATTGATAATGATTAAAATGTAAAGTCAACTATCATTAACGTCATCTGTGTCTACCTTAGTTTTTCTGCTAACTTCGGCCAACTTTGTTTAAAGGTAATAAACAATAGCGACGCAGATAACAGCAGTAACATACTCAACACCTCTGGTAGCACTTGTGCAAACGAGGCCCCCATCTGATCAACATTGATAAATGCTTGTACTCCTGCGGTACTGGGAATTAACTTGCTTAAAATAACTAATGGTGCAGGAATAGACTCAACTGGCCATGCAAATCCCGCCAGAAATATAATCGGTATAGATGTCGGTATTAAATGAATGATCGGTTGCACCTTATAACGCATAAAAGAGCCGATAACGATTGCCCAAGCAGTTGCGGTGAATGAAAAGATGATACTGACAGCCATCAAATCTTCTAATTTTCCCATGTGTGGGTAGTCTTGAACCCAATAAACAATACCAATGTAATAAAAAGTATTCAGGCAACAAATAGTTGTCCCCGCAAATAGTAGCGCCAATCTATTTTGAAATAAGGTCATATCATAGGGCGCGCCTGACGCTCTCCAACTGCCTAAAAGCATGCACAAGCCTAAGAGCAGTGTTTGTTGCAAAACGATTATAGCAACGCCCGGTACCACGTAAGTTGAGTAACCACCGCTAGGATTAGATGCGGCACTTAATTCGAGTTGAACAGGCTCCCTTCGCTCTTTTTCCTGCGCTGAAGAGCCCGTAAAACCGCGCTCATGAGCAATTTCGAGCTTGCTCGACAGTGCTTGAACTGCACCTGAAAACCCGAGGAGTCCGCCACGATTAAGCATAAAATAAGCACCGTTGCCCAATACCACCGTTTTAGTTAGTTGCCCACGCTTGATGTTACGATTAAAATCGTCAGGAATAATCATGCCTCCATCAATATCACCATCGCGCAACGCTTTTTCTAAGGAGCTTACATCATCCATTAGGCCAATCACTTTTATGTCAGGGCTTGCTTGTGCTAAACGAACTAACTCACGGCTTAAACTGGTGTGGTCAAGATCAACGATGGCGACAGGTATTTCACGTACTTGTTCAGGGCTGTAAGGGAACGGGTAATAGATTGAATATACAATAGGTCCAATAAAAATCAGCAATAATACGTTGCGATCTTTCACAATCGCTAGCATTGTTTGCCAGTAACTTCTAAAAAATCCTCTCATGTATTAATCTCCATTTAGGATGTTTCACAGCGTAATTTAAGCCGCTTTATGGCAAACGGCAAAGGCAGTAAAACAAACGACAATAGAATTAACAGTTCAGGCAGAGAATGTTGAACGGACGTGCCAAGCTCTGTTTGTTCTATTTGTAAACGCAGTAGTGAACGAACTGGCAGCAGATAAGCCCAAAGTTCAGCTAACAAAGGCATTGATTGCTGCGGAAATGTGACACCAGCATAAGCAAATGCAGGTGCCGTAAAAAATACCGCAACTGAGAGTCCTGTCGCTAATTGCGGAGCGAATGCTGCAAACAGCAAACCTAAAACAATGTAAGCAGCTATCATAAACTCCCAAGCGATGATCAATAGACTTAAGCTGCCATTTATTGGCCATCCAGCGATGCCAAATAGATAGAGTAAACAAGCTAAACCAATCACCGATGAGAGCAAAAACAACGGTAATACTTTCGCAAGCAAAGCGTTATAGATGTTATGTCCTGTAGCAAGCCACTGTGCGCTGGTGTTATCCTGATATTCTTTGCCCACTAAATACACCGACCAGATCATAACAAACACCTGAAGCATCGCCGGAAGCAAACCCGCAATAAGAAAATATTGATAGTTTTGAAAAGGATTAAATAAGGTACGTAGTTCTGCTTGCACGGGCGAGAAATTAACTTTGGCTTCGATTGAGCTTTCACCACGTTCTTGTAACGAACTTATTTTTATCGCGGCAGACATAGTACCGGTAACTTCGCGTAAACTTTTTGAAATAACCCCCGATACCGTTAAAAATTGAGCGCTATGCCAAGCAAAAACAGTCGTTTGTCTGCCTAACTTTAATGACTGACTAAAGTCTTTAGGGATTACTACAACAGCATACACGGCAGCAGTATCAAGTAATGCTCTTGCTTGTGTAGACGATGCCATTGTTTCAGCAATTCGCAATTGAGGTGATGCATCCAACATTCTTATATAAGCACGAGAAACGCTTGAGCCATCATTATTAACAACGGCGATTGGTATATCGCGAAGTACTCCAGATGAAAAAATCCACGTAACAACAACCATACTTAATATGAGTGTAATTAATGAAAAGAAAACTTCACCAGAGCACCGTTTATAATGAAGCCATTCTCGCTTTAACGCCGCGACAAAACCCGCATTGTCTGTTGATTTATTAGCCATAGACTTCAACTCAGCTCGCCTTTGACTAATCTAGTGTGAGCAAAACGCTCATACCTGGACGCAAATCATCTACTGGTTTGTCGGGCCGCATTTTAATTTCAAAGGTTTTAATGTCGTAACCTGACGAATAACGCGTTGCTCGCCACGTTGCAAAATCAGCCTGCACGCTAATGTAATATACTGAAAGTGAAATTACTTGATTATCAAGCGCAGGCACTGTGCCTGTTATCTTTTCGCCCATTTTAAAGTGAGACAAATAATCTTCTCGCACATTGAGTACCACCCAAGCATCACTCAAATCAACTAAGGTCATCACTGGATATCCCGCTGGGGCTAATTCACCTGTTTCTACAAGCACTTGACTGACTTCACCGGCTATAGGCGCAGTAAGATGAGTCTCAGCTTTATAAGCTGCTATTTCTGCAACAAGTCCATCAGCTTGACCTACAATGGCAAGCGCGGCCGCTTTATCTTCAGCTCTAGAGCCATTTACCGCCATTTCATATTGCGCTCTTGCTGCTTTAGCGGCGTCGGCAGATGCACTCGCATTGGTCATTGCTTCATCGTGTTTTTGCGCGGAAATAAGGCCTTCTTTAAATAAAGTATCAAAACGCTCAAATGTTTTTTGTGCAAGTTCAGCCCCTGATTGTGCACCTTCCCAAGCAAAACGAGTCATTTGTATCTCTTCTGTTCGGGTACCGGTATCAGCTTTATTATTGATGGCCATAGCGGCATCACGACCAGAGTTTGCTTGTAACATTTTGGCGGATAGTTCAGGGCTGTCTAACTCAAATAACCTATCGTTTAATGCCACTGTGTCTCCTTCACGTATAAAAATTTGACCTACACGCCCTACCACTTTAGCCGCAACATCAACTTCACGGGCTTCAACTTGCCCTTGAAATACTAAGGGTGGAGCTTGAGTAATCGTATATAAGCCAAAGCCTAATACACTAACAATAGTGATGGCTCCTGCAATAATCGCAACCTTTTGATTCACAGTGTTTTTTCCTCAATGGCTAAGCTAACATCGGCCTGATTTATATAACGACTAAAATTTTGCAATTGACCACTTCCTTCGAGTAAATCTACTAAGGATAAAACAAAATCATACGCTGCAGCCGATTGCTGTGTTTTTACTTTCGCTACCGATAATAGTGCATCAATAACATCAAGCGAGGTCCCTAAACCTTCTGAAAAAAGTCGTTCTCTGAGTGT is from Colwellia sp. Arc7-635 and encodes:
- a CDS encoding DUF3047 domain-containing protein, whose protein sequence is MLRVIVLFLSVSMSFSTFSATNLTRLNDHGIEKWQPKVFSGECIYSVREHKGRIALQALSDSSASGLVLEQSVDLSVTPYISWSWLIEKQLLELNELSKDGDDFVARIYVVIDGGFMVWKTKSLSYVWSSNQAQGKIWDNPFAGSNVKMMSIQGSTAEKGKWYDEKRNLYQDLIAAFGDQGSESANLKAYKNIDIIAIMTDTDNSKKTAESYYGDIIFSQK
- a CDS encoding pseudouridine synthase, coding for MPSLYQTANNQTANHASNQTSLAELVEHKQNHQHFKIFKPYGFLSQFVPESRKKKHLLGELFNFPDKTMAIGRLDHDSEGLLLLTTDGMMSYKVRDKAIEKEYYAQVDGEITEEAMLKLKNGVEITIKGTKYITLPCQAFKLDEEPELPARGRKIRDPKHGPTRWISITLCEGKNRQIRKMTAAVGFATLRLVRVRIGDIHLENLIAGEVVKLANLDAALNR
- a CDS encoding DMT family transporter, with translation MNKELIKIIVSTIFALMAFAANSVLCRLALGENAIDAANFTAIRLFSGIIILISLLKLSQRKTNASSAPIVGNGKSKGSWLAASMLFIYALAFSFGYISLDTGTGALILFGAVQITMIIINVVSGNKLHLSEWLGLTVAFSGFVYLIVPSLSTPSLAGFVLMSISGMAWAFYTLVGRSSKNALSDTTYNFMRTVPFVLILLIFTLNNAHITPMGVLMAVLSGAIASGVGYYVWYIALAGLSITQAAVVQLFVPIIAAIGGVIFASELITQRLVESSTLVLGGILMVVLGRYYFVQVANKKR
- a CDS encoding nitrilase-related carbon-nitrogen hydrolase, whose protein sequence is MRVAVTQFATLPTLEQNLASCIQTINEAAACKPCLIVLPAFCNTLFCYAVPTYADHNQAWAEALTIDGEFLQEIAQQAKLHSCYIVMNASIRRDLTRDHQDGAIKSNISVTSCLFSPLGALIHQENKQRLIGHESEFFSSDDINSSNQYHEVITSPCGEIALLAGDDSASFEAARVLALKGVKLICNSLNSFALDQSDYVDSARACENNVFYATANKIGPLIAETTLSNYAQVHEVIDQDSLSNSLVGVGQSQIIAPNGKVLAKLAHNEAGYTFADIDLTLAKAGLNNKCRPDGTEIMQQRRAELYNETILDKQFAALEIKSADHQVIPETTNVAIFATYKSNEQAIEDVCHYIENNLSDIIQLPELFFISDKAITQDADKRAEIADLSTELIKQISGVLRPFQYVCTSLIIDGSHYAVIISEHGLFAKQPQLHFCKRYQWTELGEHLKIIELPLEQGHLNLAMLTGDDANIPEIVKLAAVNDIHLLLVPFDIQEPSDAEFSFISHAAEYRICVVAASREKSFSAALPHDSNNAAIKGKVKTKKSTGLIVNLGSKAALIAQLQTAKFDGCINKPIVKHQHGKITKALIHPLATCDKDIIGFN
- a CDS encoding tyrosine-type recombinase/integrase, whose product is MLLTKPVPLYPPYLDLCDFDFDDYPELDKIFSSNEPWWLEQFNWGKVFLTYIGRNKSAHTYDRFRNDVERFLLWSFIEKKTPIDQLRKSDFLEYADFCWLPPVSWIGTSNQERFKIANGYSSVNELWFPFKIQAPKSQKANYVIDKKKYRPSQQTLTSMFTAVIAFYNYLMSEDFCVGNPAQIAKKDCRHFIIDSQVKEVKRLTSSQWQYVLDTAVEMADENPMFERNLFVIAALKTLFLRISELSERANWSPTMGHFWQDDDENWWLKVFGKSRKLRDITVPLDFLPFLERYRASRSLLGLPSSNENSTLVEKVRGQGGMTSRHLRRLVQSVFDQAYENMRSSEGANKALKLKEASSHWLRHTGASMEIERGRPLKDISEDLGHASMATTDTVYVQSENKKRAESGKKRKVD
- a CDS encoding DUF2513 domain-containing protein; this translates as MILDLEYTSKLLQTFENAETPFITFSAFDVPLNDGKFYFHYLNLIENGLITDINLSARNMGICICDLGVSFIEGIDIRISQKGHDFAYALNNKNVMKQLVNEFKGAPFKSLLDISQKLLVHYLKKKVDDITVN
- a CDS encoding ABC transporter permease — translated: MRGFFRSYWQTMLAIVKDRNVLLLIFIGPIVYSIYYPFPYSPEQVREIPVAIVDLDHTSLSRELVRLAQASPDIKVIGLMDDVSSLEKALRDGDIDGGMIIPDDFNRNIKRGQLTKTVVLGNGAYFMLNRGGLLGFSGAVQALSSKLEIAHERGFTGSSAQEKERREPVQLELSAASNPSGGYSTYVVPGVAIIVLQQTLLLGLCMLLGSWRASGAPYDMTLFQNRLALLFAGTTICCLNTFYYIGIVYWVQDYPHMGKLEDLMAVSIIFSFTATAWAIVIGSFMRYKVQPIIHLIPTSIPIIFLAGFAWPVESIPAPLVILSKLIPSTAGVQAFINVDQMGASFAQVLPEVLSMLLLLSASLLFITFKQSWPKLAEKLR